The Candidatus Fermentibacter sp. genome includes a window with the following:
- a CDS encoding glyceraldehyde 3-phosphate dehydrogenase NAD-binding domain-containing protein yields the protein MSGQRVLGINGLGRIGKLTLWHHLGRHDFDRFVVNTGREVGTSLDSVTQYIVKDSTYGLLHRWLGGLNASRDCRIVDEGRGILSIQGREVRILREARNPKDIPWRDNGVSLVVDCTGRFVDQHAEADTPGGALRGHLAAGARAVIQSAPFKSRQKNAPDPDDAIMMIYGINHHRFEPGRHTIVSGGSCTTTALAHMMRPLLERDLTRRMITAGMSTVHSITPSQPVLDAVPDSGAKDMRKARAGLSNIVLTSTGAAKALEQVLPEISRIGFMADSVRIPTSTVSLIILNITFQSGMDGEGRPLIDRDAINDIYRDASLGEAAGLVRYSEEQNVSSDVQGEDAAVVIEAVETHTRTGFVDVVLPATDGERTESIPVTHVKIFGWYDNEMGSYTHRLGELTSYIASTL from the coding sequence GGACAGCGTGTACTCGGGATCAACGGGCTCGGCAGGATCGGGAAGCTGACCCTGTGGCACCACCTGGGGCGCCATGACTTCGACCGTTTCGTAGTGAACACCGGGCGCGAGGTCGGGACGTCGCTCGATTCGGTGACCCAGTACATCGTCAAGGACAGCACCTACGGGCTGCTGCACAGGTGGCTGGGCGGACTCAATGCATCCAGGGACTGCAGGATCGTCGACGAGGGCAGGGGCATCCTCTCGATCCAGGGGCGGGAGGTGCGGATCCTCAGGGAGGCGCGCAACCCGAAGGACATCCCCTGGCGGGACAACGGGGTGTCCCTCGTGGTGGACTGCACCGGCAGGTTCGTGGATCAGCACGCCGAGGCGGACACTCCGGGAGGAGCGCTGAGAGGTCATCTGGCGGCCGGGGCCAGGGCCGTGATCCAGAGTGCGCCCTTCAAGAGCAGGCAGAAGAACGCCCCCGATCCCGACGACGCCATAATGATGATCTACGGCATCAACCACCACAGGTTCGAGCCGGGGCGGCACACGATCGTCTCCGGCGGATCGTGCACCACGACCGCCCTTGCGCACATGATGCGGCCCCTGCTGGAGAGGGACCTGACCCGCCGCATGATCACGGCCGGGATGAGCACCGTACACTCGATAACCCCCAGCCAGCCGGTCCTCGACGCCGTCCCGGACTCCGGGGCGAAGGACATGAGGAAGGCGAGGGCCGGCCTGTCCAACATCGTCCTCACTTCGACCGGGGCTGCCAAGGCCCTGGAGCAGGTGCTGCCCGAGATCTCGAGGATAGGCTTCATGGCGGATTCGGTGAGGATCCCCACCTCCACCGTCAGCCTGATCATCCTCAACATCACGTTCCAGTCCGGGATGGACGGCGAGGGCAGGCCGCTCATCGACCGTGACGCGATAAACGACATCTATCGGGACGCCTCGCTGGGCGAGGCTGCAGGCCTCGTGAGGTACAGCGAGGAGCAGAACGTCTCGTCCGACGTGCAGGGCGAGGATGCGGCCGTCGTCATCGAGGCCGTCGAGACGCACACTCGCACGGGCTTCGTGGACGTGGTCCTGCCCGCGACGGACGGGGAGCGGACCGAGAGCATCCCGGTGACCCACGTGAAGATCTTCGGCTGGTACGACAACGAGATGGGCAGCTACACCCACCGGCTCGGGGAGCTGACCTCCTACATCGCCTCGACTCTCTAG
- a CDS encoding glycosyltransferase translates to MDELRIAHIVVEVPWPPDKGGKVSFLNHIMELSGSPGVSASLVLLDADGDRADQAGHFRGIGLETEVFPRSLPHVSEGFAAGARALISFLLSPKPRICRVRRSDAAIAHVRDLLGRGLDAIVCEHISGLEMIPREAFGRIPVICVTHNVERRIALDQLRFQGILSPLRLFFLGEYLKTVIYERHLMKLVSAVISISGNDAEWYSRTYPGTRVVLTEEPIPVREQRWKGSESGRRLLFIGSHRYFPNLDALRWLAGRFMPALRRLEPDAVLSVCGLSEEEAGKLGIMREGVEYLGFVDGDALPGLHCSHDLYLCPIRLGSGIKMKILDAMSYLMPVAAVPQSLSGIGAGGPIACLDFDDPAASAERVAGLLRDRGALQAMSDRTRDELVEYRRNRRDFAGAVRQALDPLSGSDGALPRGRGGLS, encoded by the coding sequence TTGGACGAACTCAGGATCGCACACATAGTGGTCGAGGTCCCCTGGCCCCCCGACAAGGGCGGCAAGGTGTCCTTCCTCAACCACATCATGGAACTCTCAGGATCGCCGGGCGTATCGGCAAGCCTCGTGCTGCTGGACGCGGACGGGGACCGCGCCGATCAGGCGGGCCACTTCCGCGGGATCGGGCTGGAGACCGAGGTCTTCCCGCGAAGCCTGCCGCACGTCTCCGAAGGATTCGCCGCCGGGGCGAGGGCGCTCATCTCGTTCCTGCTCTCGCCGAAACCGAGGATCTGCAGGGTGAGGAGGAGCGACGCGGCGATAGCCCACGTGAGGGACCTGCTCGGGCGCGGCCTGGACGCGATCGTCTGCGAGCACATCTCGGGGCTGGAGATGATCCCCCGCGAGGCCTTCGGAAGGATCCCCGTCATCTGCGTCACACACAACGTCGAGCGGCGGATCGCCCTGGACCAGCTGAGGTTCCAGGGGATCCTCAGCCCGCTGCGCCTGTTCTTCCTGGGCGAGTACCTGAAGACGGTCATCTACGAGAGGCACCTGATGAAGCTCGTCAGCGCCGTCATATCGATATCCGGGAACGATGCGGAGTGGTACTCACGGACATACCCCGGAACGAGGGTGGTGCTGACCGAAGAGCCGATCCCCGTGAGGGAGCAGCGGTGGAAAGGCTCGGAATCGGGCAGGAGGCTGCTGTTCATCGGCTCGCACCGGTACTTCCCGAATCTAGACGCCTTGAGATGGCTGGCAGGCCGGTTCATGCCGGCGCTCCGAAGGCTCGAGCCGGATGCCGTACTCTCGGTATGCGGCCTTTCGGAGGAGGAGGCCGGCAAACTGGGGATCATGCGCGAGGGGGTCGAGTACCTCGGCTTCGTCGACGGGGATGCGCTTCCCGGACTGCACTGCTCCCACGACCTCTACCTCTGCCCGATAAGGCTGGGCTCGGGGATCAAGATGAAGATCCTCGACGCGATGTCGTACCTGATGCCGGTGGCTGCCGTTCCCCAGTCGCTTTCGGGAATCGGGGCCGGCGGGCCTATTGCCTGTCTGGACTTCGACGACCCTGCTGCGAGTGCCGAACGGGTGGCCGGCCTGCTCAGGGACAGGGGCGCGCTGCAGGCCATGTCCGACCGGACGCGGGACGAGCTGGTCGAGTACAGGAGGAACCGGAGGGATTTCGCCGGAGCAGTGCGGCAGGCGCTGGATCCTCTTTCCGGGAGTGACGGGGCTTTGCCCCGCGGCCGGGGCGGGTTATCTTAG